A genomic region of Methylobacterium durans contains the following coding sequences:
- the uvrC gene encoding excinuclease ABC subunit UvrC, producing MSRRARTDVPPDTFDDGEGPEDFSDAAPLDESPEIDFDFEPGAVTAGTEVIRRFWTTLPTSPGVYRMFDHKGDVLYVGKAKNLKARVGSYARGQAHSNRIARMISQTAAMEFVTTATETEALLLEANLIKQLKPRFNVLMRDDKSFPYILVTGDSEAPQIVKHRGARRRKGHYYGPFASVWAVNRTVNALQRAFLLRTCTDSYYENRTRPCLLFQIKRCSGPCTGEIPLDEYRGLAESANAFLAGKSNAVKDRMRTEMEAASEAMEFERAARFRDRIAALSAIQGTQGVNTQGVEEADVFALDEQAGQFCIEVFFFRNFQNWGNRAYFPKADRTMSPEEVLGSFMSQFYDDKPAPRIVLTSHAIEDAELVAAALSSRTEHRVEIHLPQRGERKNLVDYARRNAKEALARRLADTASQGKLLAALGQAFGLDRAPRRIEVYDNSHIMGTNAVGGMIVAGPTGFMKPHYRTFNIKSEELTPGDDYGMMREVLQRRFKRLVKEAPRTANEAAVAALEGGPPEPVPEPQADSDAFPAWPDLVLIDGGKGQLDAARAALQEVGVADVPLVGIAKGRDRDAGRETFFVPGRPPFKLPPRDPTLYFVQRLRDEAHRFAIGTHRAKRKREMVRNPLDEIAGIGPTRKRALLHHFGTVKAIQRAALEDLAKTPGVNAATARAVYDFFHAGA from the coding sequence ATGAGCCGCAGAGCCCGGACAGACGTACCTCCCGACACGTTCGACGACGGCGAGGGGCCGGAGGATTTCTCCGACGCCGCCCCCCTCGACGAATCCCCCGAGATCGACTTCGATTTCGAGCCCGGTGCGGTCACGGCCGGCACCGAGGTGATCCGCCGCTTCTGGACGACGCTGCCGACCTCGCCCGGCGTCTACCGGATGTTCGACCACAAGGGCGACGTCCTCTACGTCGGCAAGGCCAAGAACCTGAAGGCCCGGGTCGGCTCCTACGCGCGGGGCCAGGCGCACTCGAACCGCATCGCCCGCATGATCTCGCAGACGGCGGCGATGGAGTTCGTCACCACCGCCACCGAGACCGAGGCGCTGCTCCTCGAGGCCAACCTCATCAAGCAGCTGAAGCCCCGCTTCAACGTGCTGATGCGGGACGACAAATCCTTCCCCTACATCCTCGTCACCGGCGATTCCGAGGCGCCCCAAATCGTCAAGCACCGGGGCGCCCGCCGCCGCAAGGGCCATTATTACGGGCCCTTCGCCAGCGTCTGGGCGGTCAACCGCACGGTCAACGCGCTCCAGCGCGCCTTCCTGCTGCGCACCTGCACGGACAGCTACTACGAGAACCGCACCCGGCCCTGCCTGCTGTTCCAGATCAAGCGCTGCTCGGGCCCCTGCACCGGCGAGATTCCGCTCGACGAGTACCGGGGGCTCGCGGAATCCGCCAACGCGTTCCTGGCCGGCAAGTCGAACGCCGTGAAGGACCGGATGCGGACCGAGATGGAGGCCGCCTCCGAGGCCATGGAATTCGAGCGCGCCGCCCGCTTCCGCGACCGGATCGCGGCGCTCTCGGCGATCCAGGGCACGCAAGGGGTGAACACGCAAGGGGTCGAGGAGGCCGACGTCTTCGCCCTCGACGAGCAGGCCGGCCAGTTCTGCATCGAGGTGTTCTTCTTCCGGAACTTCCAGAACTGGGGCAACCGCGCCTACTTCCCGAAGGCCGACCGGACGATGAGCCCTGAGGAGGTGCTGGGCTCCTTCATGAGCCAGTTCTACGACGACAAGCCGGCGCCCCGGATCGTGCTGACGAGCCACGCCATCGAGGATGCGGAACTCGTCGCCGCCGCCCTGTCGAGCCGCACCGAGCACCGGGTCGAGATCCACCTGCCTCAACGGGGCGAGCGCAAGAACCTCGTCGACTACGCCCGCCGCAACGCCAAGGAGGCGCTCGCCCGGCGGCTTGCCGACACCGCCTCCCAGGGCAAGCTGCTGGCGGCGCTCGGGCAAGCCTTCGGCCTCGACAGGGCGCCGCGCCGCATCGAGGTCTACGACAACTCGCACATCATGGGCACGAACGCGGTCGGCGGCATGATCGTGGCCGGGCCGACGGGCTTCATGAAGCCGCATTACCGCACCTTCAACATCAAGTCGGAGGAGCTGACGCCGGGCGACGATTACGGGATGATGCGGGAAGTCCTGCAGCGCCGCTTCAAGCGCCTCGTCAAGGAGGCGCCCCGGACCGCCAACGAAGCGGCGGTGGCGGCGCTGGAGGGCGGCCCGCCCGAGCCCGTGCCCGAGCCGCAGGCGGATTCCGACGCCTTCCCGGCCTGGCCCGACCTCGTCCTGATCGACGGCGGCAAGGGTCAGCTCGACGCGGCGCGCGCCGCGCTGCAGGAGGTCGGCGTCGCGGACGTGCCCCTCGTCGGCATCGCCAAGGGACGCGACCGGGACGCGGGCCGCGAGACCTTCTTCGTGCCCGGCCGCCCGCCCTTCAAGCTGCCCCCGCGCGACCCGACCCTCTACTTCGTGCAGCGCCTGCGCGACGAGGCCCACCGCTTCGCGATCGGCACGCACCGGGCCAAGCGCAAGCGCGAGATGGTCAGGAACCCGCTGGACGAGATCGCCGGCATCGGGCCGACCCGCAAGCGCGCCCTCCTCCATCATTTCGGGACCGTGAAGGCGATCCAGCGGGCGGCCCTCGAGGATCTCGCCAAGACCCCGGGCGTCAACGCCGCCACGGCACGGGCCGTCTACGACTTCTTCCATGCCGGCGCCTGA
- the pgsA gene encoding CDP-diacylglycerol--glycerol-3-phosphate 3-phosphatidyltransferase, whose product MNAVLPRRRSQAWTLANCLTYGRLAAVPVVVGLLFWPDEIGARFAAFAVFVLAGITDYLDGYVARTYAQSSALGRMLDPIADKLLVAACLLMLAADNTIAGWSLWAAIVILCREVLVSGLREYLAELKVSVPVSRIAKWKTTVQLVAIGFLVAGPAGETVLPGTERIGIVLLWVAAALTIWTGWDYMRAGIKHVIDDPR is encoded by the coding sequence ATGAACGCCGTCCTCCCCCGACGTCGGTCGCAGGCTTGGACGCTCGCGAACTGCCTGACCTACGGCCGCCTCGCCGCCGTGCCCGTCGTGGTCGGCCTGCTCTTCTGGCCGGACGAGATCGGCGCCCGCTTCGCGGCCTTCGCGGTGTTCGTGCTCGCCGGCATCACCGACTATCTCGACGGCTACGTCGCCCGCACCTACGCGCAGAGTTCGGCGCTCGGGCGCATGCTCGACCCGATCGCCGACAAGCTTCTCGTCGCCGCCTGCCTGCTGATGCTCGCGGCCGACAACACGATCGCGGGCTGGAGCCTGTGGGCGGCCATCGTGATCCTGTGCCGGGAGGTGCTGGTCTCGGGGCTTCGCGAGTATCTCGCCGAGCTGAAGGTGAGCGTGCCGGTGAGCCGCATCGCCAAGTGGAAGACGACGGTGCAGCTCGTCGCGATCGGCTTCCTCGTGGCGGGTCCGGCCGGCGAGACGGTGCTGCCCGGCACCGAGCGCATCGGCATCGTGCTCCTCTGGGTCGCGGCGGCCCTCACCATCTGGACCGGCTGGGACTACATGAGAGCCGGGATCAAGCACGTGATCGACGATCCGCGCTGA
- the moaD gene encoding molybdopterin converting factor subunit 1, whose translation MKLIYFAWVRERVGKAEESVDLPPGIGTVSDLVAWLKGRGEEYAYAFENAGVVRAAIDRVHAKPDAPITGAAEIAFFPPMTGG comes from the coding sequence GTGAAGCTCATCTATTTCGCCTGGGTGCGCGAGCGCGTCGGCAAGGCCGAGGAGAGCGTCGACCTGCCGCCCGGCATCGGCACCGTCTCCGACCTGGTGGCGTGGCTGAAGGGCCGGGGCGAGGAATACGCTTACGCCTTCGAGAACGCGGGCGTGGTGCGCGCCGCGATCGACCGGGTCCACGCCAAGCCCGACGCGCCGATCACGGGCGCGGCGGAGATCGCCTTCTTCCCGCCGATGACCGGGGGATAG
- a CDS encoding metal ABC transporter substrate-binding protein — translation MRGYGARHFGAGLALALAVLGLAGRAEAAERLRAVATFSILGDLVRQVGGERVEVATLVGPDADAHGYSPAPGDGRILSRAEIVFVNGLGFEGWLDRLIRASGAKAPVIVAANGVRTIATPHDHAGDHGHAHAGEAEAGAAPHADPHAWQSIANAKVYVANIRDGLAKVDPAHAEDFSRNAAAYLAKLDALDGEVRAAIAAIPPEHRRVITTHDAFGYFGAAYGLRFIAPQGVANESEASPRSVARIIRQIRQEQVPAVFLETIADPRLMEQIARESGAKIGGRVYSDALSGPSGPAPTYLDMMRSNLREFSAALGRG, via the coding sequence ATGCGGGGATACGGCGCGCGGCATTTCGGGGCGGGGCTCGCGCTCGCGCTGGCCGTGCTGGGGCTGGCGGGACGGGCGGAGGCGGCCGAGCGCCTGCGCGCCGTCGCGACCTTCTCGATCCTCGGCGATCTCGTGCGGCAGGTGGGCGGCGAGCGCGTCGAGGTCGCGACCCTGGTCGGGCCGGACGCGGACGCCCACGGCTACAGCCCGGCTCCGGGCGACGGCCGGATCCTGTCCAGGGCCGAGATCGTCTTCGTGAACGGGCTCGGCTTCGAGGGCTGGCTCGACCGGCTGATCCGGGCCTCCGGCGCGAAGGCGCCCGTGATCGTCGCGGCAAACGGCGTCCGGACCATCGCGACCCCGCACGACCACGCGGGCGATCACGGCCACGCGCATGCGGGCGAGGCGGAAGCGGGGGCCGCCCCGCATGCCGATCCCCATGCCTGGCAGAGCATCGCCAACGCCAAGGTCTACGTCGCCAACATCCGCGACGGCCTCGCGAAGGTCGATCCGGCCCACGCGGAGGATTTCTCGCGCAACGCCGCCGCGTATCTTGCGAAGCTCGACGCCCTCGACGGCGAGGTGCGCGCCGCCATCGCCGCGATCCCGCCCGAGCACCGCCGGGTGATCACCACCCACGACGCCTTCGGCTATTTCGGCGCGGCCTACGGCCTGCGCTTCATCGCGCCGCAGGGCGTCGCCAACGAGAGCGAGGCGAGCCCGCGCAGCGTGGCGCGGATCATCCGCCAGATCCGCCAGGAGCAGGTGCCGGCCGTCTTCCTGGAGACGATCGCGGATCCGCGCCTGATGGAGCAGATCGCCCGCGAGAGCGGCGCGAAGATCGGCGGCCGGGTCTATTCGGACGCCCTGTCTGGCCCCTCCGGCCCGGCCCCGACCTATCTCGACATGATGCGCAGCAACCTGCGTGAGTTCTCGGCGGCGCTCGGCCGCGGCTGA
- a CDS encoding Spy/CpxP family protein refolding chaperone: protein MRRFVTVGLILVGLGVVGGAVAKDDPFSRPPGRWNAFSPEDREAFADARIAALHAGLRLKPEQETLWPPVEAAIRDLARLRREQRAARAERGRMVDDAPAAIRAMAEAATARGEALRKLADASTPLYATLDQDQKRRALVLARPMRGEGHGGWRRHHRGPGEER, encoded by the coding sequence ATGCGCAGATTCGTGACCGTCGGCTTGATTCTCGTCGGCCTCGGCGTCGTCGGCGGTGCCGTCGCCAAGGACGACCCGTTCTCCCGCCCGCCCGGGCGCTGGAATGCCTTCTCGCCGGAGGACCGCGAGGCCTTCGCGGATGCCCGCATCGCCGCGCTCCACGCCGGGCTGCGCCTCAAGCCCGAGCAGGAGACCTTGTGGCCGCCGGTCGAGGCGGCGATCCGCGACCTCGCGCGCCTGCGCCGCGAGCAGCGCGCGGCCCGGGCCGAGCGCGGCCGCATGGTCGATGATGCGCCGGCCGCGATCCGCGCCATGGCGGAGGCCGCCACCGCCCGCGGCGAGGCGCTCCGCAAGCTCGCCGACGCCTCGACGCCCCTCTACGCTACCCTCGACCAGGACCAGAAGCGGCGCGCCCTCGTGCTGGCCCGGCCGATGCGCGGCGAGGGCCACGGCGGCTGGCGCCGGCATCATCGGGGCCCCGGCGAGGAGCGCTGA
- a CDS encoding ABC transporter ATP-binding protein, whose amino-acid sequence MARRPRLKTDTLPLIWRVWREWLSPHRGTLAVVLVLIALVGAATGLYPMLIKSAFDAFDNKDIGALAYGPLIVIAVTSVRGFALFGQTVLTNRVVTRVEADMQAALYGHLIESDLAQLARESPAAFTQRFTTDFAFIKEALTRISTVLLRDVAMLIGLVAALIWMDPLLTLIAAVTVPFVAGPIGRIGKKLRRVSTTTQEQMGATASLISESLAGARVAKTYALEGYLKGRAAEALENVRRLKMKTANARGRLDPLLEVGGGVAVAAVLMLVGQRVMSGERTVGDFTGYTAALLLAAQPARALGTLNAILQEAAAALQRYFALMDEAPRIREAPGATPLAAGPGEIRFEAVRFRYREDVPALEGIDLTVPAGRTTALVGRSGSGKSSLLNLVPRLYDVTGGRVTIDGQDVRAVTIPSLRAAVAVVSQEVVLFDDTIAANIGFGRPGATEAEIEAAARAAAAHDFIVRLPEGYGFRVGPAGGRLSGGERQRISLARAFLKDAPILLLDEATSALDSESERLVQGALERLMRGRTTLVIAHRLSTVREADQIVVMEAGRVVETGTHAALMAGAGTYARLHRLQLSDGEPAHTESLPAVP is encoded by the coding sequence ATGGCGCGCCGCCCCCGCTTGAAGACCGACACGCTCCCGCTGATCTGGCGGGTCTGGCGCGAGTGGCTCTCGCCCCACCGGGGCACGCTCGCCGTCGTGCTGGTGCTGATCGCTCTCGTCGGCGCCGCGACGGGCCTCTACCCGATGCTGATCAAGAGCGCCTTCGACGCCTTCGACAACAAGGACATCGGGGCCCTGGCCTACGGGCCGCTCATCGTCATCGCCGTCACCTCGGTGCGGGGCTTCGCCCTGTTCGGCCAGACGGTGCTGACGAACCGGGTCGTGACCCGGGTCGAGGCGGACATGCAGGCGGCGCTCTACGGGCACCTGATCGAGTCCGACCTCGCCCAGCTCGCCCGCGAGAGCCCGGCCGCCTTCACCCAGCGCTTCACCACCGACTTCGCCTTCATCAAGGAGGCGCTGACGCGCATCTCGACGGTGCTGCTGCGGGACGTCGCCATGCTGATCGGCCTCGTCGCGGCGCTGATCTGGATGGACCCGCTCCTGACCCTCATCGCCGCCGTGACGGTGCCGTTCGTGGCGGGGCCGATCGGCCGGATCGGCAAGAAGCTTCGCCGGGTCTCGACGACGACGCAGGAGCAGATGGGCGCCACCGCGAGCCTCATCAGCGAGAGCCTCGCCGGCGCCCGCGTCGCCAAGACCTACGCGCTGGAGGGCTACCTGAAGGGCCGCGCCGCGGAGGCGCTGGAGAACGTGCGCCGCCTCAAGATGAAGACGGCGAATGCCCGCGGCCGGCTCGACCCGCTTCTGGAGGTCGGCGGAGGCGTCGCGGTCGCGGCCGTCCTGATGCTCGTCGGGCAGCGGGTGATGTCGGGCGAGCGCACGGTCGGCGACTTCACGGGCTACACGGCGGCCCTGCTTCTCGCCGCCCAGCCGGCGCGGGCGCTCGGCACCCTCAACGCGATCCTGCAGGAGGCGGCCGCGGCGCTCCAGCGCTACTTCGCCCTGATGGACGAGGCGCCCCGCATCCGAGAGGCGCCGGGCGCGACGCCGCTGGCGGCGGGGCCCGGCGAGATCCGGTTCGAGGCGGTGCGGTTCCGCTACCGCGAGGACGTGCCGGCGCTCGAAGGGATCGACCTCACGGTGCCGGCGGGCCGCACCACGGCGCTGGTCGGGCGCTCGGGCTCCGGCAAGTCCTCGCTCCTCAACCTCGTGCCGCGCCTCTACGACGTGACCGGCGGGCGCGTGACGATCGACGGGCAGGACGTGCGCGCCGTCACGATCCCGTCCCTGCGGGCGGCGGTCGCGGTCGTCTCCCAGGAGGTCGTCCTGTTCGACGATACCATCGCGGCCAATATCGGCTTCGGCCGCCCGGGTGCGACCGAGGCCGAGATCGAGGCCGCCGCGCGGGCGGCCGCCGCCCACGACTTCATCGTCCGCCTCCCCGAAGGCTACGGCTTCCGCGTCGGCCCCGCCGGAGGCCGCCTCTCGGGGGGCGAACGCCAGCGCATCTCGCTCGCCCGCGCCTTCCTCAAGGACGCCCCGATCCTGCTCCTCGACGAGGCGACCTCGGCCCTCGATTCCGAGTCCGAGCGGCTCGTGCAGGGGGCGCTGGAGCGGCTGATGCGGGGCCGCACCACCCTCGTCATCGCCCACCGCCTCTCGACCGTGCGGGAGGCGGACCAGATCGTGGTGATGGAGGCCGGCCGCGTCGTCGAGACGGGGACCCACGCCGCGCTGATGGCCGGGGCGGGCACCTACGCCCGCCTCCACCGGCTTCAGCTCTCGGACGGCGAGCCGGCCCACACCGAGTCGTTACCGGCCGTTCCCTGA
- a CDS encoding aldose epimerase family protein, with the protein MAGEPFGRTRDGRGVTRYALARGRLQAEIIDYGGILTRLDVPDRAGRPANVVLGFSDFADYEARNPHFGALTGRYANRIAGGAFSLDGQEYRLPVNDGPNTLHGGPNGFDKRVWRVAAAEPARLVLHYRSCDGEEGFPGNLDVSVTYALTGDDALRIDYAAWTDRPTVVNLTNHSYFNLAGEGSGDALGHVVAIAADSYTPTDASQIPTGEIAPVAGTPFDFREPAALGSRIREAVPQLAFAKGYDHNFVLRGGRTRLRPVATCLDPGSGRRLEVSTTEPGLQLYTANNLDGTLAGPSRRLYRSGDAVCFETQGFPDAPNRPDFPSSVLRPGTRFTATTQYRFDIG; encoded by the coding sequence ATGGCAGGCGAACCCTTCGGCCGCACCCGCGACGGGCGCGGCGTCACCCGCTACGCCCTCGCCCGCGGGCGGCTCCAGGCCGAGATCATCGATTACGGCGGCATCCTTACCCGGCTCGACGTGCCGGACCGGGCGGGCCGGCCCGCCAACGTGGTGCTCGGCTTCTCGGACTTCGCCGATTACGAGGCCCGCAATCCGCATTTCGGGGCGCTGACGGGCCGCTACGCCAACCGCATCGCGGGGGGAGCTTTCAGCCTCGACGGGCAGGAATACCGCCTGCCGGTCAATGACGGCCCGAACACGCTCCACGGCGGCCCGAACGGGTTCGACAAGCGGGTCTGGCGAGTGGCGGCAGCCGAGCCCGCCCGCCTCGTCCTGCATTACCGCTCCTGCGACGGCGAGGAGGGATTCCCCGGCAACCTCGACGTGAGCGTCACCTACGCGCTGACCGGGGACGATGCGCTGCGGATCGACTACGCCGCCTGGACCGACCGGCCGACGGTCGTGAACCTGACGAACCACAGCTACTTCAACCTCGCGGGCGAGGGCTCGGGCGACGCGCTCGGCCACGTCGTCGCGATCGCGGCGGATTCCTACACGCCGACCGACGCCTCGCAGATCCCGACCGGAGAGATCGCGCCCGTCGCCGGTACGCCTTTCGACTTCCGGGAGCCGGCGGCGCTCGGGTCGCGCATCCGGGAGGCGGTGCCGCAATTGGCATTTGCCAAGGGCTACGACCACAATTTCGTGCTGCGCGGCGGCCGCACGCGCCTGCGCCCCGTCGCGACCTGCCTCGACCCGGGCAGTGGCCGGCGCCTGGAGGTTTCGACCACGGAGCCGGGATTGCAGCTCTACACGGCCAACAACCTCGACGGGACGCTCGCCGGCCCGAGCCGGCGCCTCTACCGCTCGGGCGACGCGGTCTGCTTCGAGACGCAAGGGTTCCCCGACGCCCCGAACCGGCCGGACTTCCCCTCCTCCGTGCTGCGGCCCGGCACCCGCTTCACCGCGACGACGCAGTACCGGTTCGACATCGGGTGA
- a CDS encoding DNA translocase FtsK encodes MRSLRRSASPYDTFVDTLRPFLARRMTELGGFLLFGAAIALTVALATWSIDDPSLNHATDERAHNVLGAPGAVVSDLAMQLLGLGALAFALPPALWGLRLMRSRDLPKGGLRIALWIIGFCAASAMASALPPTARWPLPTGLGGVTGDALMSAARTIVGAISGPGAALVGFVYAGIAILSLTGACRAGGSADEDDEDALPYMAAREPARRALPGRADMRHDTDEPSLGIVSLGAVAQAVMQGRAALGARLDAWRNGREAADGLAYAGASPNLAARRAFEAEEAPWAAHAPAAPPAARREPVFDDEPRPARRPAPPSEPLHDDLDEEADDRPAARAAVAPEEPQRSRVSAPVAAPVPARRPPPPPAMDPEDYDHPALELLAEPRGPSPASLVSADALEQNATLLEATLSDFGVRGDILAVRPGPVVTLYELEPAPGTKSSRVISLADDIARSMSAVSARVAVVPGRNAIGIELPNAKRETVYLRELLASADFAETKHKLALCLGKNIGGEPIIADLARMPHLLVAGTTGSGKSVAINTMILSLLYRLKPEECRLIMVDPKMLELSVYDGIPHLLSPVVIDPKKAVIALKWAVREMEERYKKMSKIGVRNIDGFNARLDEARARGEILTRTVQTGFDRETGEAVYEQEEMDLSALPYIVIVVDEMADLMMVAGKEIEGAIQRLAQMARAAGIHLIMATQRPSVDVITGTIKANFPTRISFQVTSKIDSRTILGEMGAEQLLGQGDMLFMAGGGRTTRVHGPFCSDSEVESVVAHLKRQGRPAYLDAVTADDASEEGAKGAKGAAAEIEMDGAVFDQGSFGEAGGDLYEQAVQVVLRDKKASTSYIQRRLQIGYNRAASLMEKMEIDGIVGPANHAGKREILVETEGQGM; translated from the coding sequence ATGCGCTCGCTTCGCCGCTCCGCATCGCCCTACGACACCTTCGTCGACACGCTTCGGCCGTTCCTGGCCCGGCGGATGACGGAGCTCGGAGGCTTCCTGCTGTTCGGGGCGGCCATCGCCCTCACTGTGGCACTGGCCACGTGGTCGATCGACGATCCGAGCCTGAACCACGCCACCGACGAGCGGGCTCACAACGTGCTGGGGGCGCCCGGTGCCGTCGTCTCGGACCTCGCCATGCAGCTCCTCGGCCTCGGGGCGCTCGCCTTCGCGCTGCCGCCGGCCCTCTGGGGCCTGCGGCTGATGCGCAGCCGCGACCTGCCGAAGGGCGGGCTGCGCATCGCTCTCTGGATCATCGGCTTCTGCGCGGCGAGCGCAATGGCGAGCGCCCTGCCGCCCACTGCCCGCTGGCCACTGCCGACGGGCCTCGGCGGCGTCACGGGCGATGCGCTGATGTCGGCCGCGCGCACCATCGTCGGCGCGATCTCCGGTCCCGGTGCGGCCCTGGTCGGCTTCGTCTACGCGGGCATCGCCATCCTCAGCCTCACGGGCGCCTGCCGGGCCGGTGGCAGTGCCGACGAGGACGACGAGGACGCACTTCCCTACATGGCCGCCCGCGAGCCCGCCCGCCGCGCGCTCCCCGGCCGAGCGGACATGCGCCACGACACGGACGAGCCGAGCCTCGGCATCGTCTCCCTCGGCGCCGTGGCGCAGGCCGTCATGCAGGGCCGGGCGGCGCTGGGCGCCCGCCTCGACGCCTGGCGGAACGGGCGGGAAGCCGCGGACGGGCTCGCCTACGCGGGCGCCTCGCCGAACCTCGCCGCCCGCCGCGCCTTCGAGGCGGAGGAGGCCCCCTGGGCCGCCCACGCGCCCGCGGCTCCCCCGGCCGCCCGGCGCGAGCCCGTCTTCGACGACGAGCCGCGCCCGGCAAGGCGTCCCGCGCCGCCGAGCGAGCCCCTGCACGACGATCTCGACGAGGAGGCCGACGACCGGCCGGCGGCGCGCGCCGCCGTCGCGCCGGAGGAGCCCCAGCGCTCGCGCGTGTCGGCGCCCGTCGCGGCCCCGGTTCCGGCCCGGCGACCGCCCCCGCCGCCGGCGATGGACCCGGAGGATTACGACCACCCCGCCCTCGAACTCCTCGCCGAGCCGCGCGGGCCCTCGCCGGCGAGCCTCGTCTCGGCCGACGCGCTGGAGCAGAACGCCACGCTGCTCGAAGCCACGCTCAGTGATTTCGGGGTGCGTGGCGACATCCTGGCCGTGCGGCCGGGCCCCGTCGTCACCCTCTACGAACTCGAGCCCGCCCCCGGCACCAAGTCGAGCCGCGTGATCTCGCTCGCCGACGACATCGCCCGCTCGATGTCGGCCGTCTCCGCCCGCGTCGCGGTGGTGCCCGGCCGCAACGCCATCGGCATCGAGTTGCCGAACGCCAAGCGCGAGACGGTCTACCTGCGCGAGCTGCTCGCCTCCGCGGATTTCGCCGAGACGAAACACAAGCTCGCCCTGTGCCTGGGCAAGAACATCGGCGGCGAGCCGATCATCGCGGACCTCGCCCGCATGCCCCACCTCTTGGTCGCCGGCACCACCGGCTCGGGCAAGTCGGTGGCCATCAACACCATGATCCTCAGCCTGCTCTACCGGCTCAAGCCCGAGGAGTGCCGCCTGATCATGGTCGACCCGAAGATGCTGGAACTGTCCGTCTACGACGGCATCCCGCACCTGCTCTCCCCCGTCGTCATCGACCCGAAGAAGGCGGTCATCGCCCTCAAATGGGCCGTGCGCGAGATGGAGGAGCGCTACAAGAAGATGTCCAAGATCGGCGTGCGCAACATCGACGGGTTCAATGCCCGGCTCGACGAGGCGCGGGCCCGCGGCGAGATCCTGACCCGCACCGTGCAGACGGGCTTCGACCGGGAGACGGGCGAGGCGGTGTACGAGCAGGAGGAGATGGACCTGTCGGCGCTGCCCTACATCGTGATCGTGGTCGACGAGATGGCCGACCTGATGATGGTGGCGGGCAAGGAGATCGAGGGCGCGATCCAGCGGCTCGCCCAGATGGCGCGGGCGGCGGGCATCCACCTGATCATGGCCACGCAACGTCCGAGCGTGGACGTGATCACGGGCACGATCAAGGCGAACTTCCCGACCCGGATCTCCTTCCAGGTGACGAGCAAGATCGACTCGCGCACGATCCTGGGCGAGATGGGCGCCGAGCAGCTGCTGGGTCAGGGCGACATGCTGTTCATGGCCGGCGGCGGGCGCACGACGCGGGTGCACGGGCCGTTCTGCTCGGACTCGGAGGTGGAGAGCGTGGTGGCGCATCTGAAGCGCCAGGGCCGGCCCGCCTACCTCGACGCCGTCACCGCCGACGACGCGTCGGAGGAGGGGGCCAAGGGGGCCAAGGGCGCTGCCGCCGAGATCGAGATGGACGGCGCCGTGTTCGACCAGGGCTCCTTCGGCGAGGCCGGCGGCGACCTCTACGAGCAGGCGGTGCAGGTGGTGCTGCGGGACAAGAAGGCGTCGACCAGCTACATCCAGCGCCGTCTCCAGATCGGCTACAACCGCGCCGCCTCGCTGATGGAGAAGATGGAGATCGACGGGATCGTCGGCCCGGCCAACCACGCCGGCAAGCGCGAGATCCTGGTCGAGACCGAGGGGCAGGGGATGTGA